A region of Zeugodacus cucurbitae isolate PBARC_wt_2022May chromosome 5, idZeuCucr1.2, whole genome shotgun sequence DNA encodes the following proteins:
- the LOC105218460 gene encoding LIM domain kinase 1 isoform X3, translated as MAKNLNFDTEHIPRATGSPPTTSNSNTSNTQQLQQKTPTTGTRITNYSTACAGCLNALNLSREEFVIALGQEWHSDCFRCSVCDAHLHNWYFEKDGLLFCRDDYYQRFGECCQQCSAIITGPVMVAGDHKFHPECFCCSACAVFIGEGEAYALVERSKLYCGNCYKQQETHTVAADLDAFSASVTIDGGSSNNKQTKTISGSAKPIHSIRLVEIPKDAAPGLRLSVDNVSVQRHYLDGGSGSGSGGAFRATSPTHAKRLDGPLEVCPAVRISEIDVNLANLHIGDRILEVNGTPVNDTSIEHIDKLIRSTEKILQLTVEHDPVQVCRSCSQADILQRPTSYSDLPPLATSASSIEVYGRRSVTDSLTCSTSTSTIAPHSNSSDCGSGGSSPTRLTKLDRERIYKRKDEGYISGTKTRQLRKCKNLHMIASEQPTLPHAGSTHSIGPTMGGAVTANAAKTDGTATDTTQLGMRLREKERCSSMSKLLDEQHAPTEQIYDLSRTKSFRVEPKPQRIFRASDLVLGELLGKGFFGQVYKVTHRLTKEVMVLKELYRVDEEAQRNFLKEVAVLRSLHHKNVLRFIGVLYKDKKLHLVTEYIAGGSLKELIHDSGLPLTWPQRVSFARDIACGMSYLHRMNIIHRDLNSLNCLVREDKSVIVADFGLARIITAPFFSAGSSSGPAGGTALGSSSSNERWSGGACLSPNGTLGRSKSRQRRQRYTVVGNPYWMAPEMMKGLKYDEKVDVFSFGIMLCEIIGRVQADPDFLPRTSDFGLNQKVFREKFCQQCPEAFFKIAFLCCELNPDKRPSFEILEIWLESLLASSAMNQPLPADLLYDIENYQGTISISSTPDGMLTPKSNRSRDDLDDLGAQRKQTPPKPALAVTQPSVCAESFKDESEFHDVTKMEGKENAVILRRDMPKSPHLGKDFSPTGERIRDSMRARRRQRLMQAAQQRGVTPENKSTERVLEAVKQTLQNGARGVAPLSSCNGSGAKKSRPYGEKGFLLDINRDGDLRLNNVKDLNYCSDFDSSCDTSLNYHEVNAPDELKAVECEMPAAHLINRPAVLQEEEHAEDEVQSDEAKESAPVQTAVDAEMQLSVTASTSAQTPTASAPTEVVDAATLSTMQQIQKKIAAKSYKNALDDIRTKLNLCRNKFETIDAANRRNFSNSQNSMKTFFRSRNSRSIVTSPTEPANASESVYKTPPEALKMFQRLEAASAAASPAGTPTSELARLPGSGNVASSSSSTYRINQTPIFGRKQPPKQVELYTPHSESLENLHTGLPPMTALTPVATRKDKNSPGGGSGKRAKSPKRPVSTFRSYLNEAAAEEVVESASARLAATTVTTTPAVTPVETTPKKNRRLNSGKESTNEQPWQAEKPEKVAVTSKSRIFGLRSSTKPSATTTTTREPTQASQRRTLSPTKASDARRLANRHDVQNTAPPTQQQRLRQSLANNSSQHSNFTTTTTPASVKSTSRLTILSPEKVHRLNAKLTDQKVKVKSSDVKATAVSNTVVATATANSSAEQALQLERRKRKQLSTRY; from the exons atggcgaaaaatttaaattttg ATACCGAACACATTCCTAGGGCAACCGGTTCACCGCCCACAACATCAAATTCCAACACTAGCAACACACAACAGCTGCAACAAAAGACACCAACAACCGGCACGCGCATCACCAACTATAGCACAGCCTGTGCCGGCTGCTTGAATGCCTTGAATTTGAGTCGCGAGGAGTTCGTCATTGCGTTGGGTCAAGAATGGCATAGCGATTGTTTCCGCTGCTCCGTGTGTGATGCACATTTGCACAATTGGTATTTCGAGAAGGACGGTTTACTCTTCTGTCGTGACGATTACTATCAACGCTTTGGTGAATGCTGTCAACAATGCAGCGCCATCATAACGGGACCAGTAATGGTAGCTGGCGATCATAAATTTCATCCAGAATGTTTTTGTTGCAGCGCGTGTGCTGTATTCATTGGTGAGGGTGAAGCGTACGCTCTGGTGGAACGTTCCAAACTCTACTGTGGCAATTGCTACAAACAACAAGAAACACACACAGTTGCGGCTGATTTAGATGCGTTCAGCGCCAGTGTAACCATTGAtggtggcagcagcaacaacaagcaaacgaAAACAATTAGTGGTAGTGCGAAACCCATACATTCCATACGTCTCGTAGAGATACCAAAAGATGCCGCACCGGGTCTACGTCTGTCTGTCGATAATGTGAGTGTGCAACGTCACTATTTGGATGGCGGTAGTGGTAGTGGCAGCGGCGGTGCATTTCGTGCCACTTCGCCAACACACGCAAAGCGCTTAGACGGTCCACTCGAAGTTTGTCCGGCCGTGCGCATATCTGA AATCGACGTTAATTTAGCCAATCTGCACATCGGCGATCGCATACTTGAGGTGAACGGCACGCCCGTTAACGACACATCCATCGAACACATTGACAAATTGATACGCAGCACCGAGAAAATACTACAGCTCACCGTCGAACACGACCCTGTGCAAGTGTGTCGCAGCTGCAGTCAAGCAGACATACTGCAACGGCCCACATCGTACAGTGACCTGCCGCCATTGGCCACATCGGCGTCAAGCATCGAAGTGTACGGACGTCGCAGCGTCACCGATTCGCTCACCTgcagcaccagcaccagcacAATCGCGCcgcacagcaacagcagcgatTGCGGTAGCGGTGGCAGCTCGCCCACACGTCTCACCAAGCTCGACAGGGAGCGCATTTACAAGCGGAAGGATGAGGGTTATATAAGCGGCACGAAGACACGACAACTGCGTAAATGTAAGAATCTGCATATGATTGCGAGTGAACAGCCAACGCTGCCACACGCAGGCTCCACACATTCCATTGGGCCGACCATGGGTGGCGCGGTTACAGCGAACGCCGCCAAAACTGACGGAACTGCAACGGACACGACACAATTGGGTATGCGTTTGCGTGAGAAGGAGCGCTGCTCCAGCATGTCGAAGCTGCTGGATGAACAACATGCGCCGACGGAGCAAATTTATGATTTGTCGCGCACGAAATCGTTTCGTGTGGAGCCCAAACCGCAACGCATCTTTCGCGCCTCCGATCTGGTGCTGGGCGAACTGCTCGGCAAGGGTTTCTTCGGGCAGGTGTACAAGGTGACGCATCGTCTGACGAAGGAGGTGATGGTGCTCAAGGAGTTGTATCGCGTGGATGAGGAAGCGCAGCGTAATTTTCTCAAAGAGGTAGCAGTGCTGCGTTCGCTGCATCACAAGAATGTGTTGCGCTTCATTGGCGTGCTCTACAAGGACAAGAAACTGCATTTGGTCACTGAGTATATAGCGGGCGGTTCGCTGAAGGAGCTCATACACGATTCGGGCTTGCCACTTACATGGCCACAACGCGTCTCATTCGCTAGGGATATCGCCTGCGGCATGAGTTATCTGCATCGCATGAACATCATACATCGTGACCTGAATTCGCTGAACTGTTTGGTGCGCGAGGACAAGTCGGTGATTGTGGCGGACTTCGGTTTGGCGCGCATTATCACCGCGCCGTTCTTCAGCGCCGGCAGCAGCAGTGGACCGGCAGGTGGTACTGCGCTCGGTAGTAGCAGCAGCAATGAGCGTTGGTCCGGCGGCGCGTGTCTGAGTCCGAATGGCACTTTGGGACGCAGCAAGAGTCGACAGCGGCGCCAGCGTTACACGGTTGTGGGCAATCCCTACTGGATGGCGCCGGAAATGATGAAAGGACTGAAGTATGATGAGAAAGTGGATGTATTCTCGTTCGGCATTATGCTGTGTGAG ATTATTGGACGCGTGCAAGCCGATCCAGATTTCCTGCCGCGCACCTCCGATTTCGGCTTGAACCAGAAGGTATTCCGCGAGAAGTTTTGCCAACAGTGCCCAGAGGCCTTTTTCAAAATCGCCTTCCTTTGCTGTGAACTCAATCCTGATAAAAG ACCGTCCTTTGAAATACTCGAGATTTGGTTGGAAAGTCTGCTGGCCTCCAGTGCCATGAATCAACCACTGCCCGCTGATCTACTGTACGATATAGAAAACTATCAGGGCACCATAAGCATCAGCAGCACGCCGGATGGCATGCTCACGCCGAAGTCGAATCGCAGTCGCGATGATCTGGACGATTTGGGCGCGCAGCGCAAGCAAACGCCACCGAAGCCCGCGCTTGCTGTGACACAGCCCAGTGTATGCGCCGAAAGCTTTAAAGACGAAAGTGAATTCCACGATGTGACGAAAATGGAAGGCAAAGAGAATGCGGTTATACTGCGCAGAGATATGCCGAAATCTCCACACTTGGGTAAAGACTTCTCGCCCACTGGTGAGCGTATACGCGATAGCATGCGCGCACGCCGCCGCCAACGGCTCATGCAGGCCGCGCAACAACGTGGCGTGACGCCAGAGAATAAGAGTACCGAGCGCGTCTTGGAAGCGGTGAAGCAGACGCTGCAGAATGGTGCGCGCGGCGTTGCGCCACTGAGTAGCTGTAATGGTAGCGGCGCGAAGAAGAGTCGTCCGTATGGCGAGAAGGGTTTTCTATTGGACATCAATCGTGATGGCGATTTGCGTTTGAATAATGTGAAGGATTTGAATTATTGCTCAGATTTCGACTCTAGCTGCGACACGAGTCTCAACTATCACGAGGTGAACGCGCCGGATGAGTTGAAAGCGGTGGAGTGTGAAATGCCGGCGGCGCATTTGATAAATCGACCGGCAGTTTTGCAAGAAGAAGAGCACGCTGAAGATGAAGTACAAAGCGACGAGGCGAAAGAGTCAGCGCCTGTGCAGACGGCGGTAGATGCTGAAATGCAGTTGAGCGTCACAGCAAGCACCAGCGCGCAAACACCGACTGCCAGTGCGCCCACTGAAGTGGTGGATGCAGCGACGCTGAGCACCATGCAGCAAATACAGAAGAAGATCGCCGCGAAATCGTACAAAAACGCGCTCGACGACATACGCACGAAGCTGAATTTGTGTCGCAACAAATTCGAAACAATCGACGCGGCGAATCGGCGCAATTTCAGCAATTCACAAAACTCAATGAAGACCTTCTTTCGCTCGCGCAACTCGCGCTCCATTGTCACCAGTCCGACAGAGCCGGCGAACGCCAGTGAGAGTGTGTACAAAACGCCACCCGAGGCATTAAAAATGTTCCAGCGTCTGGAAGCAGCAAGCGCTGCCGCCTCACCCGCCGGCACGCCGACCAGTGAGCTTGCGCGCCTGCCTGGATCTGGAAACGTCGCgtcaagcagcagcagcacctaTCGCATTAATCAAACGCCGATATTTGGACGCAAGCAGCCACCAAAGCAAGTCGAATTGTACACACCGCACTCTGAGTCACTGGAGAATCTGCATACTGGGCTGCCGCCGATGACTGCGTTAACACCGGTAGCAACGCGTAAAGATAAAAACAGTCCGGGTGGCGGTAGCGGCAAGCGCGCGAAATCGCCCAAACGTCCAGTGAGCACATTTCGTAGTTACCTCAATGAGGCGGCAGCGGAGGAGGTTGTGGAGAGCGCGTCCGCGCGTTTGGCTGCAACAACGGTTACTACGACGCCTGCTGTAACGCCGGTGGAGACGACACCGAAAAAGAATCGTCGCCTCAATAGCGGCAAAGAGAGTACAAATGAACAGCCTTGGCAGGCGGAAAAGCCAGAAAAGGTAGCGGTGACCAGTAAGAGCCGTATCTTTGGCTTGCGTAGTTCAACGAAGCCGTCCGCGACGACAACGACGACGCGTGAACCGACACAGGCCTCGCAACGGCGTACACTTTCGCCCACGAAGGCCAGCGACGCGCGTCGACTGGCGAACAGACATGATGTGCAAAACACAG CACCCCCAACCCAACAGCAACGCCTGCGTCAAAGTCTTGCCAACAACAGTAGTCAGCATagtaattttacaacaacaacaacacctgcgAGCGTAAAAAGTACAAGCCGGCTTACAATACTCAGTCCCGAAAAAGTGCATCGCCTCAATGCGAAACTAACCGATCAGAAAGTGAAAGTCAAAAGTAGCGATGTAAAAGCTACAGCCGTGAGCAACACAGTGGTAGCCACAGCCACGGCGAATAGCAGCGCCGAACAAGCATTACAATTGGAACGACGTAAGCGTAAGCAACTCTCTACGCGATATTGA